Proteins co-encoded in one Arachis stenosperma cultivar V10309 chromosome 7, arast.V10309.gnm1.PFL2, whole genome shotgun sequence genomic window:
- the LOC130941777 gene encoding UDP-glycosyltransferase 82A1, which produces MIEKKGRRIVILVPYPAQGHLSPMQKVASAFVGMGLEAVIVVPQHIKRWPDEETVRWVAVEDGLSVGGGAAPDFFEIEWAMEKWMPSEVEKVVMGEKVKGEVICVVVDLLASWAIEVASTCGIPCAGFWPAMFASYRLISSIPHLLQAGLISHTGLPKEEGKNGIVSEAPIISTEDLPWLIGTVAAKKARFKFWRRSMERSRKLKWLLVNSFADERRVGSDSDLSSDPRVYPISAIIINSGGPGRHRRTISLWEEDRSCMEWLERQEARSVVYVSFGSWVSPIGEARVRSLALALEATGRPFLWVLRSTSGWREGLPAGFVERTSGRSRVVCWAPQTEILQHRSVGCYLTHCGWNSTLEALQFRVRLLCYPLAGDQFLNCAYIVQVWRVGVRLNGFGERDVDEGVGRVMQDEHMDARLASLHQAAIIAAGPPLLNHFLQQIHPSISIH; this is translated from the exons atgattgagaagaagggaagaagaataGTAATACTGGTGCCATATCCAGCACAAGGACACCTAAGTCCCATGCAGAAGGTGGCGTCGGCGTTTGTGGGGATGGGATTGGAGGCGGTGATAGTTGTCCCGCAGCACATTAAAAGGTGGCCTGATGAGGAGACGGTGAGGTGGGTGGCGGTGGAAGATGGGCTGAGTGTGGGAGGGGGTGCGGCGCCGGATTTCTTCGAGATAGAGTGGGCAATGGAGAAGTGGATGCCAAGTGAGGTGGAGAAGGTGGTGATGGGTGAGAAGGTGAAGGGAGAGGTGATATGTGTGGTGGTTGACCTGTTGGCCTCCTGGGCCATAGAGGTAGCCTCCACCTGCGGGATCCCCTGTGCCGGCTTCTGGCCCGCCATGTTCGCCTCTTACCGCTTGATCTCCTCCATTCCTCACTTGCTCCAAGCTGGCCTCATTTCTCACACAG GGCTTCCGaaagaggaagggaaaaatGGGATTGTAAGTGAGGCGCCGATAATTTCAACGGAGGATCTACCTTGGCTGATTGGAACAGTAGCAGCAAAGAAAGCTAGATTCAAATTCTGGAGGAGAAGTATGGAGAGATCAAGGAAGCTGAAGTGGTTGCTGGTGAACTCGTTTGCGGATGAAAGAAGAGTGGGTAGTGATTCAGATTTATCATCAGATCCAAGGGTGTATCCCATAAGCGCTATTATAATAAATAGCGGGGGCCCGGGGAGGCATAGGAGGACGATTAGCTTGTGGGAAGAAGACAGGAGCTGCATGGAGTGGCTTGAAAGGCAGGAAGCAAGGTCGGTTGTATACGTGTCATTCGGAAGCTGGGTGAGTCCGATAGGGGAGGCAAGGGTGAGGAGCCTCGCACTCGCACTGGAGGCTACAGGGAGGCCATTCCTTTGGGTGCTGAGGTCCACTTCAGGGTGGCGTGAGGGCTTGCCAGCTGGCTTTGTGGAGAGGACCAGTGGCAGAAGCCGGGTTGTGTGTTGGGCCCCCCAGACGGAGATCCTGCAGCACCGCTCTGTGGGATGCTACCTCACTCACTGCGGCTGGAACTCCACCTTGGAGGCTTTGCAGTTCCGAGTGAGACTGCTCTGCTACCCTCTGGCGGGCGACCAGTTCTTGAACTGCGCCTACATCGTGCAGGTTTGGAGAGTGGGTGTGAGACTGAATGGGTTTGGAGAGAGGGATGTGGATGAAGGAGTGGGCAGGGTGATGCAGGATGAGCACATGGATGCCCGCTTGGCCTCTCTACACCAAGCTGCTATCATTGCCGCTGGGCCTCCCCTCTTGAACCACTTTCTCCAACAAATACACCCTTCCATTTCCATACACTAG
- the LOC130942048 gene encoding uncharacterized protein LOC130942048 isoform X2: protein MKRNCCLDLRLRSSSSHHRSMNEMLELHNKLVAIIHDGRSCMFDITELQARVIIWVASSQKVEERIVGIQTQALLMYASRGLSVKRSLQEFLQNRKRRCHSTHISNKHNPLN, encoded by the exons ATGAAGCGAAACTGCTGCCTGGATCTCCGCCTTCGTTCTTCATCCTCCCATCATCGTTCCAT GAATGAGATGTTGGAGCTTCACAATAAACTTGTAGCCATTATTCACGATGGACGCAGCTGCATGTTTGACATAACGGAACTTCAg GCAAGAGTGATAATATGGGTGGCAAGTAGTCAAAAAGTGGAAGAGAGGATTGTTGGCATACAAACACAAGCATTGCTAATGTACGCGTCGCGAGGCCTTTCCGTCAAGAGATCGCTTCAGGAATTCCTGCAAAATAGAAAGAGAAGGTGTCACAGCACCCACATCTCCAACAAACACAACCCCCTCAATTAG
- the LOC130942048 gene encoding uncharacterized protein LOC130942048 isoform X1 yields the protein MKRNCCLDLRLRSSSSHHRSIICRNEMLELHNKLVAIIHDGRSCMFDITELQARVIIWVASSQKVEERIVGIQTQALLMYASRGLSVKRSLQEFLQNRKRRCHSTHISNKHNPLN from the exons ATGAAGCGAAACTGCTGCCTGGATCTCCGCCTTCGTTCTTCATCCTCCCATCATCGTTCCAT AATTTGTAGGAATGAGATGTTGGAGCTTCACAATAAACTTGTAGCCATTATTCACGATGGACGCAGCTGCATGTTTGACATAACGGAACTTCAg GCAAGAGTGATAATATGGGTGGCAAGTAGTCAAAAAGTGGAAGAGAGGATTGTTGGCATACAAACACAAGCATTGCTAATGTACGCGTCGCGAGGCCTTTCCGTCAAGAGATCGCTTCAGGAATTCCTGCAAAATAGAAAGAGAAGGTGTCACAGCACCCACATCTCCAACAAACACAACCCCCTCAATTAG